The Prochlorococcus sp. MIT 0801 genomic sequence CAAGGCCTACGTTCTAATTCCAAAGTTATATCCTCTTCACCCATTAATTGCTCCTTCACTAATTTGTATTGATCGCACAACTCTATTATTATCTCAACTAAAGTTTTCCATTCAGACTTATTCAACTCTATTGCCCAATCTTCTCCTCCTATAAGCGTAGAAAAGTTATCTCTTGATGAATCAAAAATTATTCTCCAACCTGGACCTTCTTTTTTGATCACCTAACCAGGTAATAAATCAGGTTGATCTTGTTCATCACTTAGTTCAATTATCGATCTTTGTACTGGCTTAACTGTGGATTCCTCTAAAAGTCCATCAAAATCATCAAATCTTCTTTGCTTTGCTCTAAAAGCAATCTTCACAGTAGTGAGGTAGCGATTAGTTGAGTGCCTGATGAGACTCTCGCCTCTTTTTGCTAAATCGTTGGAATTCAACCCTGAACCTGACTTAATCACACTTAAAATTTATTGTTGATTCATTCTAGGAGATAATCATTCATTTCTATATTTTTCTCAAAATAATAAGATTGATGTTAGTTTTTCTAGACTAACTTGTTCCTGATTGAGTCTTGTTGCACCTATTAAAAATTCACTAAGCAAGATGGAAAAAAATAACATTGATCAATCCGAAAACATCTTTCCACCTGAAATCAACAAAAATGTTTTTGGAACATTAGCCATCGATTTAGGAAGTTCAACAACAGTAGTTGTTTTCCAAAAAGAAAATGGGCAACCTCCTGAACTTTTAGATCTACCTCCAATTAGTCGATCTCCTGGAGAGATACCAAGCTTAATTTGGAAGTTATCAGAAAAAGAAGAATCCTATTTAATTGGTCAACAAATTATAGATTTAAATCTCATTAATGAAAAAGACAATAACTTAAGTCAAGATTTTAAAAGATGGATAGGATCTACGGAAATTGAACCTATATATGATTCAAAAATCACACCAGAAAAAGCAGGTGAGATTTTAATTCACAATATATGGGGGGAAGTCTCAAAGAAGGTAAACATCAAAAGACTAGTATTAACTTCTCCAGTAGATACCTATCGAGAATATAGAACTTGGTTAGTCAATGTATGTAATTCCTTAGAAGTAAAAGAGATTGCTTTAGTTGACGAACCTACTGCTGCTGCCATGGGAGCTGGACTAGATCCAGGGTCAACATTACTTGTTTTAGATTTTGGAGGAAGCACAATTGACATGTCAATTGTTGCTTTAGAGGGAGGAGAGGGAAAAGCTTCACCAATTGCTCAGCTTGTTAGATTTGATGGCAATAATTTAGAGGGTAAAAGTACACAAGTTCTTCGCACAGCAAAAGTTCTTGGTAAATCAGGGCTTCGGTTAGGAGGAAAAGATATAGATAGATGGATATCTCATCATTTATTACCAGAAGAAAATCCAAACAATTCAATCTTGCGAAAGGCCGAGGAACTCAAATGTGAATTAAGTGATACTAATATAAAAGAGACGTTGGTTATCACTAAAAAAGTAAAAAATAATCAGAATGAAGAAAAGTTTTTAAAACTATCTAAGAAAGGACTTGAAGAATTACTTTTAGAAAAAGGGCTCCTAAAAAGTATTGAAAATCTTTTCATAAAAACAATTAATATTGCAAAACGAAATTCATTTGAATTAAAAGATCTTGATAGCGTGGTCTTAGTCGGAGGAGGATCTCGCATACCTTTAATTAAAAATTATTTAAGTAATATCTGCAATTCCATCCCTTTTTTGACTCCTCCACCTATTGAAGCAATTGCATTGGGAGCATTAAACCTCACGCCAGGAGTTCAAATAAAAGATGTTCTTAATAAAGGGGTAAGTTTAAGATGCTGGAATAAAAAAAATGAAAAGCACATATGGCATCCTCTTTTTTTAGCCGGTCAAACATGGCCAACAAATAAGCCTTTAGAAATAATTTTAGCTGCAAGTATAAATAATCAATTAAGCATAGATTTAATAATCGGAGAACCTATGGAAGAAGGATCAAATGAGATTGTTTATATTAATGGATTACCTACTTTAACAACAATAGAATCCAAGGATAAAATCAAGAAGATAGATAATACTATTATTTCAATCCCTTTGGATCCTCCTGGTAAAATTGGTCAAGATTGTATTAAATTAATTTTTAATATTAATGATAGTTGTCAACTTGAGGTTGAGGGTATCGATTTACGTAATAATAAACAGATAACAAGTCAAAATCTTGGAGAAATAAGATAAATATTTTATGTTTTTTAATATTAATCATATATAATTTTTCACACAATAAAGATACCTTCTTCACCATCAACTTCTCTCAATCTAAGATCAACGGTCTCATCTTTACTGGTTGGTAGTCATACATGTCCACAAAAATCTCCTTGAATTGGAAATTTTCGCTGGCCCCTATCAACCCCTTTTCGCCCTTCTTCCTCATGAATGTAGGGCTTCTAATGCAGCTTTGATCTTTTTTCTCCATTTCTATATGAAATCATCAATCAAAACAACCTCTCTATCATCAACTGAGGATGATAAATCAGTCACTTGGGCAATGTGAGTTCCTACCCTCGCAAGATCATCTCTATGAAAAGTAGAATCTAAGCAACCATTCTCAACTCGCTGATCAGCTAGTTCCTCTGTTTATTTTCTAATAATTTAGATAAATAAACTCATCTAGTTGGTATTCCAACTAAGCAATAAAGAACTTATAGTTGGAGTTGTTTCCAAGATTTGAGAGGCTAATCTCTTTATCATTCTATCAAGTTCTTTTTTTGAGAGGATTTCTATCTCTTTATTTATGGCTTGATCTGACATTTTTTAAAGTCCTAAAAATTTTATTTTTTCTTAGGAATAGCTGAAATACTTTTTTAATCTAATAGGGAAAAGCTAACCAAACATCAAAGTATTAGCCTCTTTGCCAATTAGGAAGTAATTTAATACAAAAGAAAACCATCAAAAGAAACAAATTCACTTTGAATGTCAGACAGTAATCCAGCTGTTTCAATGAATAAAATGAAAGTAGCGCCTGTCGTGCTAGCGATACTTGATGGTTGGGGACATAGAGAAGAAATTGAACATAATGCGATAAAACAAGCATCAACTCCTGTAATTGATGCCTTATGGCATGCCTATCCTCATACTCTTATTGAGGCTAGTGGTGCAGATGTTGGACTCCCAGACGAACAAATGGGTAACTCTGAAGTTGGCCATCTCACCATTGGAGCAGGGAGGATTATTCAGCAAGAACTAGTTCGAATATCTAATACAGTTAAAGAAAATAAATTAATTACAAACCCTGCTCTTAATAAATTCTCCAAATCCTTGAAAACAGATGGAGGAACGCTCCATATCATGGGACTTTGTTCTGATGGAGGAGTTCACAGCCACATTAATCATTTATGTGGATTAATTGAGTGGGCTGCCAACAAGGGGCTAAAAAATGTTTCATTGCATTTATTTACTGATGGGAGAGATACTTCCGCAAAGAGTGCATCTAAATATATAAAAACGATAGAAGCTAAAATCAAAGCAACAGGAGTAGGAGAAATTTCATCACTTTGTGGCAGATATTGGGCTATGGACCGAGATAATCGATGGGAAAGGACATCAAAAGCCTACGAATTATTAACCAACCCAAACCTTGCGATAAGCAAGCTATCAGCATCAGAAAGCATAAATAAAAGCTATCAAGAAGGAATAACAGATGAATTTATTGAACCCGTTAGACTTTCCTCCTCATTTTTAAAAGATGGAGATGGATTGGTTTTTTTTAATTTCCGTCCTGATAGAGCTAGGCAGTTAGTAAAGGCACTTAAATTAAAAGATTTTGATGGCTTTGAGAGGAAAAACAAAATAGATATTAACGTTCTTACCTTTACACAATACGAATCAGGTCTTCCTGTATCAGTTGCATTTCCACCTGAGCCTCTAAATGATTTGTTAGGTCAAGTGATTTCTGCTCATGGTTTAAATCAATATCGGACAGCTGAAACTGAAAAATATCCACACGTAACTTATTTTTTAAATGGAGGTATTGAAAAACCATTAAAAGGAGAAGTAAGACATCTTGTTCCTTCCCCAAGAGTTGCAACATACGATCTAGAGCCTGAGATGTCAGCAGACGAACTAACTGAAAGTTGCATCAGAGCAATTGAAACTGGAATTTACTCATTAGTAGTAATTAATTTTGCTAATCCAGATATGGTTGGACATTCGGGAATAATGAAAGCTGCGATAAAAGCTAATGAAAAAGTTGATAGCTGCGTTGGAAAATTATTAAATTCAATTGGGAAGTTAGGAGGATCTCTTCTCATAACAGCTGATCATGGTAATTCTGAAATGATGATTGGCCCTGATGGTCAACCATGGACCGCGCATACAACAAATCCTGTACCAGTTATACTTATTGAAGGTGAAAAGCGTAAATTGAGTGGATATGGTAATGATATAAAGCTAAGAAAGTCCGGCGGAGGACTAGCTGATCTGGCTCCAACTCTTTTACACTTATTGAATCTACCAAAGCCAAAAGCAATGACTGGAACTACTCTTATTGAGCCAATTAACTTACCTAAGAAACCGAATCTTATCCCTCAACCAGCATATTAAAATAAAACAATGATCATTCCTTTTTTATCTTGGGCATGGGCAATCTCAGGAGTTTTTCTAATACTACTAGTTCTTCTTCATAGCCCAAAAGGTGATGGGATGGGTGGCCTAGCCTCTAGTGGGAGTTCAATGTTTACGAGTGCAAGCAGTGCAGAATCGACCTTAAATAGAGCAACCTGGGCATGTCTTATCTTGTTTTTATCTCTTGCTGTTATTCTTAGCGCAGGATGGTTAAAGTAAATTTATAGATTTATATTGTCTTATTTTTCAACTCATATCAATATTATTCTTAGCTAACTATGAACTACATTTATTTAAAACCTAGAATACATATCTAAGTTTTCAAACAAAAAAAAGAGACTGTTAAAAACAATCTCTCTTTTTTGTTTGATTGAGTGAGAATGATTATTTAGTAATCAAAATCACCACCCATTCCACCCCCTGCTGGGGAAGAATCTTTCTTCTCAGGTAGATCAGCAACTATGCATTCAGTGGTAAGAACCATTCCTGCTATTGAAGCAGCATTTTGCAAACCAGATCTTGTTACCTTCGCAGGATCAACGATTCCAGCAGATAACATGTCTACATATTCACCAGTTGCAGCATTATAGCCATCATTGACCGGCTTAGATTTAACATTTTCTGCAACAACTGCTCCATTAGCCCCAGCATTTTCAGCTATGCGCATTAATGGAGATGTAAGAGCAGCTTCAACAATATTTGCACCGATTAATTCCTCACCTTGAAGATTGGAGGAGGACCAATCTCCCAATGCAGGAGCCAAATGAGCGAGTGTAGTTCCACCACCAGGAACAATGCCTTCTTCAACTGCAGCCTTAGTTGCGTTAATTGCATCCTCTAATCGAAGTTTCTTATCTTTCATCTCAGTCTCAGTCGCAGCTCCAACCTTCACTACAGCCACTCCACCAGAAAGTTTAGCTAATCTTTCTTGCAGTTTTTCTTTGTCATAGGTTGAGTCGGTCTCATCCATCTGCTTCTTAATTTGTTCACATCTTGCTTTTACAGCTACTTCATTGCCTTCAGCAACAATTGTTGATGTGTCCTTATTGATTGTCACTCTCCTTGAAGTTCCGAGCATATCAAGAGTTGCATTCTCAAGTTTTAATCCTGCATCCTCAGTTATGAGTTGACCATTAGTTAGAACAGCCATATCTTCAAGCATCGCCTTTCTACGATCACCAAAACCAGGAGCCTTAACAGCTGCAACGTTTAGAACACCTCTTAAGCGATTGACGACTAATGTAGCCAAAGCTTCTTTTTCTATATCTTCAGCAATGATTAGAAGAGGTTTACCGGTTTTAGCTACTTGCTCTAAAACTGGAACAAGATCTTGCACTAGGCCAATTTTTTTGTCAGTAAGCAAAATGTAAGGCTCATCCAATACTGCTTCCATTCTCTCAGTATCAGTTGCAAAGTAAGGAGAAATGTACCCCTTATCAAAGCGCATTCCTTCAGTGACCTCTAATTCTGTGGTCATTGATTTGCCCTCCTCTAAGGAAATTACTCCTTCTTTGCCAACTTTATCCATTGCATCAGCAATCATCTTGCCGACTTCATCATCATTACCAGCAGCTATTGTTCCACATTGGGCAATAGCGTTACTGTCACTGATTGGTTTGGAATGATCTTTTATTTTTTCAACCAGAAATTCAGTTGCTTTATCAATTCCTTTTTTTAAAGTGATGGCATTAGCACCTGCGGCAACGTTTTTCAAACCTGCTTTGACCATCGCATGAGCAAGAACAGTTGCGGTAGTTGTTCCATCGCCAGCAGCGTCATTAGTTTTTGAAGCTGCTTGACGAATGAGCGCAACTCCAGTGTTTTCAATGTGATCTTCGAGTTCGATCTCCTTAGCAATGGTTACACCATCATTGATTATTTGAGGTGCACCAAACTTTTTTTCTAGGACAACATTACGACCTTTTGGGCCTAAAGTTACCGCGACTGATTCAGCCAAAATGTCAATACCTCGCTCGAGTGCTCGGCGGGCTTGCTCGTTGTAAATGATGCGCTTAGCCATAAGAGGCGATTTCCTTTGATTTCGAAAAGTTTTTTGGGTTTGGACTGCAGCTAAAAAGCTGAGTGTTAATTGACGACAGCCAAGATGTCTTTCTCAGATAAAAGAACATATTCATCACTGCCAAGTTTGATATCAGTACCTGCATACTTACTGTAGAGAACTTTGTCTCCAACACTAATTTCAGGAGATTGACGAGAGCCGTCTTCGTTGCGTTTGCCAGGTCCAACCTGAGCAACTTCGCCAACTTGAGGTTTCTCTTTAGCTGTGTCGGGAAGCAATATGCCTCCGGCTGTCTTCTCTTCTGACTCAGAAACTTTTACAAATACACGATCTCCAAGTGGCTTTACAGTGGAGACGCTGAGGGATACAGCTGCCATAAATTAATGCAGGAGCAAAAAAACAAAAAAGCGCTTAGCGCAAACTCGATAAAGAGTATTACTCATTACCAACCATTTCAATTTATGCCCGTAGGTACGCTCTAGACCACATTTATTCTGTGCGG encodes the following:
- a CDS encoding DUF1818 family protein, which gives rise to MIKKEGPGWRIIFDSSRDNFSTLIGGEDWAIELNKSEWKTLVEIIIELCDQYKLVKEQLMGEEDITLELERRPWLAILKGDQYGWNLRLILSASGLFNRGAEVYWPRDVTKHVENAMRTMWDSDYL
- a CDS encoding DNA-directed RNA polymerase subunit omega, which gives rise to MNSNDLAKRGESLIRHSTNRYLTTVKIAFRAKQRRFDDFDGLLEESTVKPVQRSIIELSDEQDQPDLLPG
- a CDS encoding Hsp70 family protein → MEKNNIDQSENIFPPEINKNVFGTLAIDLGSSTTVVVFQKENGQPPELLDLPPISRSPGEIPSLIWKLSEKEESYLIGQQIIDLNLINEKDNNLSQDFKRWIGSTEIEPIYDSKITPEKAGEILIHNIWGEVSKKVNIKRLVLTSPVDTYREYRTWLVNVCNSLEVKEIALVDEPTAAAMGAGLDPGSTLLVLDFGGSTIDMSIVALEGGEGKASPIAQLVRFDGNNLEGKSTQVLRTAKVLGKSGLRLGGKDIDRWISHHLLPEENPNNSILRKAEELKCELSDTNIKETLVITKKVKNNQNEEKFLKLSKKGLEELLLEKGLLKSIENLFIKTINIAKRNSFELKDLDSVVLVGGGSRIPLIKNYLSNICNSIPFLTPPPIEAIALGALNLTPGVQIKDVLNKGVSLRCWNKKNEKHIWHPLFLAGQTWPTNKPLEIILAASINNQLSIDLIIGEPMEEGSNEIVYINGLPTLTTIESKDKIKKIDNTIISIPLDPPGKIGQDCIKLIFNINDSCQLEVEGIDLRNNKQITSQNLGEIR
- the gpmI gene encoding 2,3-bisphosphoglycerate-independent phosphoglycerate mutase, which codes for MSDSNPAVSMNKMKVAPVVLAILDGWGHREEIEHNAIKQASTPVIDALWHAYPHTLIEASGADVGLPDEQMGNSEVGHLTIGAGRIIQQELVRISNTVKENKLITNPALNKFSKSLKTDGGTLHIMGLCSDGGVHSHINHLCGLIEWAANKGLKNVSLHLFTDGRDTSAKSASKYIKTIEAKIKATGVGEISSLCGRYWAMDRDNRWERTSKAYELLTNPNLAISKLSASESINKSYQEGITDEFIEPVRLSSSFLKDGDGLVFFNFRPDRARQLVKALKLKDFDGFERKNKIDINVLTFTQYESGLPVSVAFPPEPLNDLLGQVISAHGLNQYRTAETEKYPHVTYFLNGGIEKPLKGEVRHLVPSPRVATYDLEPEMSADELTESCIRAIETGIYSLVVINFANPDMVGHSGIMKAAIKANEKVDSCVGKLLNSIGKLGGSLLITADHGNSEMMIGPDGQPWTAHTTNPVPVILIEGEKRKLSGYGNDIKLRKSGGGLADLAPTLLHLLNLPKPKAMTGTTLIEPINLPKKPNLIPQPAY
- the secG gene encoding preprotein translocase subunit SecG, with protein sequence MIIPFLSWAWAISGVFLILLVLLHSPKGDGMGGLASSGSSMFTSASSAESTLNRATWACLILFLSLAVILSAGWLK
- the groL gene encoding chaperonin GroEL (60 kDa chaperone family; promotes refolding of misfolded polypeptides especially under stressful conditions; forms two stacked rings of heptamers to form a barrel-shaped 14mer; ends can be capped by GroES; misfolded proteins enter the barrel where they are refolded when GroES binds); this encodes MAKRIIYNEQARRALERGIDILAESVAVTLGPKGRNVVLEKKFGAPQIINDGVTIAKEIELEDHIENTGVALIRQAASKTNDAAGDGTTTATVLAHAMVKAGLKNVAAGANAITLKKGIDKATEFLVEKIKDHSKPISDSNAIAQCGTIAAGNDDEVGKMIADAMDKVGKEGVISLEEGKSMTTELEVTEGMRFDKGYISPYFATDTERMEAVLDEPYILLTDKKIGLVQDLVPVLEQVAKTGKPLLIIAEDIEKEALATLVVNRLRGVLNVAAVKAPGFGDRRKAMLEDMAVLTNGQLITEDAGLKLENATLDMLGTSRRVTINKDTSTIVAEGNEVAVKARCEQIKKQMDETDSTYDKEKLQERLAKLSGGVAVVKVGAATETEMKDKKLRLEDAINATKAAVEEGIVPGGGTTLAHLAPALGDWSSSNLQGEELIGANIVEAALTSPLMRIAENAGANGAVVAENVKSKPVNDGYNAATGEYVDMLSAGIVDPAKVTRSGLQNAASIAGMVLTTECIVADLPEKKDSSPAGGGMGGDFDY
- the groES gene encoding co-chaperone GroES, coding for MAAVSLSVSTVKPLGDRVFVKVSESEEKTAGGILLPDTAKEKPQVGEVAQVGPGKRNEDGSRQSPEISVGDKVLYSKYAGTDIKLGSDEYVLLSEKDILAVVN